The Rhinoderma darwinii isolate aRhiDar2 chromosome 8, aRhiDar2.hap1, whole genome shotgun sequence genome has a window encoding:
- the LOC142658717 gene encoding protein kinase C theta type-like, which translates to MACIGQGGDGEKKREDDKRKREEDSSGFIEIKKKRGEKARALEDEEPGPGGSRDPVTSSPYPKINISRFTFHQVLGRGSFGEVVLASVPSQNTYMAIKVINKRGDNAATLMRERRILLQARDCPFLCHLYAAHQSQDRAYFITEYLSGGSLEDLIKMCGCLDIGNVRFYTAEIVCGLQFLHGHNIVHRDIKPDNIMLDKDGHIRIIDLGLAQDGVTSSTKINGVTGTYDYMAPEVLLEKDYDVAVDWWSLGIVVSWMSAGCSPFYDGSSIKKAYKSITTAKPTFPSWLNADLKHLLTKLLRKNPEKRLGVYKNIRDHPFFNTIGWEELEGRRAQPPFIPFKAVLENQHLQWPEDKKHLYPVAGFSFTSPSWAR; encoded by the exons ATGGCGTGCATTGGACAAGGTGGAGACGGCGAGAAAAAGAGAGAAGATGACAAGAGGAAGAGGGAAGAGGACAGCAGTGGATTTATAGAGATAAAGAAGAAGAGAGGAGAGAAAGCCAGAGCATTAGAGGATGAGGAGCCAGGACCGGGTGGCAGCCGGGACCCTGTAACATCCAGCCCCTACCCCAAAATTAACATCAGCCGCTTCACCTTTCATCAGGTGTtgggtaggggcagctttggcgAA GTGGTCCTGGCATCAGTCCCCAGCCAAAACACCTACATGGCCATCAAGGTTATCAACAAAAGAGGGGACAATGCGGCAACTTTAATGAGAGAGCGACGGATACTCCTGCAGGCCCGAGACTGCCCATTTTTATGCCACCTCTATGCCGCACATCAGTCTCAGGACCGAGCCTATTTCATCACCGAGTATCTGTCTGGCGGCAGCCTGGAGGATTTAATCAAAATGTGCGGCTGCCTGGACATCGGCAATGTAAG ATTCTACACAGCAGAGATAGTAtgtggcctccagttcctccatggacaCAACATCGTCCACCG AGATATAAAGCCAGATAACATCATGCTGGATAAAGATGGACACATCCGCATCATAGACCTGGGGCTTGCCCAAGATGGCGTCACCTCCTCCACTAAGATCAATGGAGTGACGGGAACATACGATTATATGGCCCCTGAGGTGCTTCTGGAAAAGGATTATGACGTGGCAGTTGACTGGTGGAGCCTGGGGATTGTTGTGTCTTGGATGTCAGCAGGATGCTCCCCATTTTACGATGGCTCCAGCATTAAAAAGGCTTACAAATCCATCACCACCGCAAAGCCTACATTTCCATCTTGGCTGAATGCTGACCTAAAACATCTGCTAACAAAACTGCTGCGTAAGAATCCTGAGAAGCGGCTGGGTGTGTATAAGAACATCAGAGACCATCCATTCTTTAACACCATCGGCTGGGAGGAACTGGAGGGGAGGAGAGCACAGCCTCCATTTATACCATTCAAGGCAGTTCTGGAGAACCAACACCTGCAGTGGCCGGAGGATAAAAAACACCTTTACCCCGTGGCCGGATTCTCCTTCACATCACCAAGCTGGGCCCGGTAA